The window CGATCCAGCTCGATTCGCCTTTGTAACAGCGCGTCAGTTCCAGCGCGAAGCGATGGATGTCATCGGCCGTGGAGAAGAGGCCGGCGTGGCCGGCGACGCCGCCCAGCGCGTAGGCGTTGGGGTCGTGGACCTCGCCGTGGATCACCCTCTCGCGCCACGGGCAATCTTCGGTGGGCGCGAACCTGCGGTGCTCCCCCTTTTTTCGCTGGGGCCGATCCTCCGGCGCGCCGTGCTTCGGCGTGGGGACGTGCTGATCCGGCCTGGTCCTCGTCCTTCGCGACGTCGTGGAAGGTTCGCCGCCGCGCACCCTCGAGTAGAACGTGTCTGAGAGGCCCAGTGGTTTTGCGATCCTCTTTGCGAAGAGCTCGTCGAGCGGTGCGCTGCCGGCGTGGTCCAGCATCTCGCCCAGGATGATGTAGCCGATGTCGCTGTAGATGGTCTTGCTGCCCGGCTCTGAGATCAGCTCCTCAGCATAGCACGAGTCGAGGATCATCCTCCGGCCTTCTTCCGTGCCGACGAGCGAGAACGGAAGCTCCCTGTAATACGGCTGCCATGCCGGCAGCCCGCTGACGTGATTCATGAGATGGGCGACGGTGATCTGCTTATGCGCCGGCTGTCTTGCGCCGGGGAGCCACTGGTACGCGGTGTCGTCGAGCTTGATGAGACCCTCGGCCGTGAGCATCATGGTGAGGGTGGCCGTGGAGATCGGCTTGGTGAGAGATGCGATGTCGAAGCAGGTGCTCTCCCTCGCCTGCCCGTAGCTCCCCCTGAAGATTATCTCCCCGCTTCTTGCGACGAGAACGTCCGCCGCCGGGAAGACCCCCTCTGCTATCGCGTTGTTGAAAGCGGATTCGATTCGCCGCGTCATGTGAGGAGCCCTTCTGTGACCTCTATGGATGGAGTCCGATCTTTGTCCGTCGCGTCTATTGTTACGTTTACGCCCATAGGCAGAGTCACGAATTCTCCCGAGTGGCCCGCCGGGAACCCGTCGACTACCGGCCCCTTGAATCCGGCGAGCGCGTCCGCGAGCATCGCGTCTATGTCGTGCTTTTCGCCTTGCGGCGGGATGATGTCGCCTATGACGATAGCTCGAGCCCTGTCGAGCGAGCCGCCGGCCTTAAGCTGCGTGAGCATCCGGTCGAGCGCGTATATCTTCTCGCCGGCGTCCTCGATGAAGAGGATCGAATTTTCGGTGTCGAGCTCGTACGGGGTGCCTATGCTGGAATTGATGAGGGTGAGGCATCCGCCCACCAGCTTGCCGCTGGCCGTTCCCGGCTTCATCGTCCTGGCCTTG of the bacterium genome contains:
- a CDS encoding serine hydrolase domain-containing protein, which gives rise to MTRRIESAFNNAIAEGVFPAADVLVARSGEIIFRGSYGQARESTCFDIASLTKPISTATLTMMLTAEGLIKLDDTAYQWLPGARQPAHKQITVAHLMNHVSGLPAWQPYYRELPFSLVGTEEGRRMILDSCYAEELISEPGSKTIYSDIGYIILGEMLDHAGSAPLDELFAKRIAKPLGLSDTFYSRVRGGEPSTTSRRTRTRPDQHVPTPKHGAPEDRPQRKKGEHRRFAPTEDCPWRERVIHGEVHDPNAYALGGVAGHAGLFSTADDIHRFALELTRCYKGESSWIEPDVVRDFLKEAKQKPAGEQFVGGWNRPSRKNSASGHLFSPNSIGHLGYTGCSLWIDLSADYWVVLLTNRIHPTSTNQMITAFRPAIHDLIHDVLIAHK